One Globicephala melas chromosome 4, mGloMel1.2, whole genome shotgun sequence genomic window carries:
- the HES1 gene encoding transcription factor HES-1, whose protein sequence is MPADIMEKNSSSPVAATPASVNTTPDKPKTASEHRKSSKPIMEKRRRARINESLSQLKTLILDALKKDSSRHSKLEKADILEMTVKHLRNLQRAQMTAALSTDPSVLGKYRAGFSECMNEVTRFLSTCEGVNTEVRTRLLGHLANCMTQINAMTYPGQPHPALQAPPPPPPGPGGPQHAPFAPPPPLVPIPGGAAPPPGGAPCKLGSPAGEAAKVFGGFQVVPAPDGQFAFLIPNGAFAHSGPVIPVYTSNSGTSVGPNAVSPSSGPSLTADSMWRPWRN, encoded by the exons atgccagctgatataatggagaaaaattcCTCGTCCCCGGTGGCTGCTACCCCAGCCAGTGTCAACACGACACCGGATAAACCAAAGACAGCATCTGAGCACAGAAAG tcaTCAAAGCCTATCATGGAGAAAAGACGAAGAGCAAGAATAAATGAAAGTCTGAGCCAGCTGAAAACACTGATTTTGGATGCTCTTAAGAAAGAT AGCTCACGGCATTCTAAGCTGGAGAAGGCAGACATTCTGGAAATGACAGTGAAGCACCTCCGGAACCTGCAGCGGGCGCAGATGACGG CCGCGCTAAGCACAGACCCGAGCGTGCTGGGGAAGTACCGCGCCGGCTTCAGCGAGTGCATGAACGAGGTGACCCGCTTCCTGTCCACGTGTGAGGGCGTTAACACCGAGGTGCGCACCCGGCTCCTCGGCCACCTGGCCAACTGCATGACCCAGATCAACGCCATGACCTACCCTGGGCAGCCGCACCCCGCCTTACAGGCGCCGCCGCCACCCCCTCCGGGACCCGGAGGGCCGCAGCACGCGCCGTTCGCGCCGCCTCCGCCGCTCGTGCCCATCCCCGGGGGTGCGGCGCCCCCTCCCGGCGGCGCGCCCTGCAAGCTGGGCAGCCCGGCTGGAGAGGCGGCTAAGGTGTTCGGCGGCTTCCAGGTGGTGCCGGCTCCCGACGGCCAGTTTGCCTTCCTCATCCCCAACGGGGCCTTCGCTCACAGCGGCCCGGTCATCCCAGTCTACACCAGCAACAGCGGGACCTCCGTGGGCCCCAACGCGGTGTCGCCTTCCAGCGGCCCCTCGCTCACGGCGGACTCCATGTGGAGGCCGTGGCGGAACTGA